One window of the Rosa rugosa chromosome 3, drRosRugo1.1, whole genome shotgun sequence genome contains the following:
- the LOC133739733 gene encoding G-box-binding factor 1-like, with the protein METKETSAELKQGVALEIQDKEERVLNEKDLEPMTPMTTTKECSVDIELVGNRVADSEKETSFSGNSGDGVSQGAAGRGEDSSDENADTNRDFSAIQKQIFNQMGAVQNNSRVLYSGTDTNLKLLNIGVNMPETHPNSGMDLNVSSGHAIRTEEDHDRRRREKRKQSNRESAKRSRFRRQQECEKLRETAAMLNSEISELPNELRRLSEECGKLDEENSSLIDEMEKMYGPDAVADLRAVKVNSSDDGSNSIESKTPSRDNSTSPTPSHRKETSPTPSEPRLFGVSLRPNLADCLHSSKVQ; encoded by the exons ATGGAGACTAAGGAAACCAGTGCTGAGTTGAAgcag GGTGTGGCATTAGAAATTCAAGATAAAGAAGAAAGGGTTCTCAATGAGAAGGACTTGGAACCAATGACACCAATGACAACAACTAAGGAATGCTCAGTAGACATTGAGTTGGTAGGCAATAGAGTTGCAGATAGCGAAAAGGAAACTTCTTTTTCTGGAAATAGTGGTGACGGTGTTTCACAGGG TGCTGCAGGCAGAGGCGAGGATTCATCAGATGAGAATGCTGACACTAACCGA GATTTTTCTGCAATTCAAAAGCAAATTTTTAACCAGATGGGGGCAGTTCAGAATAATTCTAGAGTCCTTTATAGTGGCACGGATacaaatttgaaattgttgaaTATTGGGGTAAACATGCCTGAAACCCATCCGAATTCGGGAATGGACCTGAATGTATCCAGTGGTCATGCCATACGCACAGAG GAAGATCACGAccggagaagaagagaaaagagaaagcaGTCTAATAGGGAGTCAGCTAAGAGGTCAAGATTCCGTAGGCAG CAAGAATGTGAGAAACTACGAGAAACTGCAGCGATGCTGAATAGTGAAATTTCGGAGCTCCCAAATGAGTTAAGAAGGCTTTCTGAGGAGTGTGGGAAACTTGATGAAGAAAACAGTTCCCTAATT GATGAGATGGAGAAGATGTATGGTCCAGATGCAGTTGCTGATCTCAGAGCTGTGAAAGTCAACTCTTCTGATGATGGAAGCAACAGCatcgaatcaaaaactccaagCAGAGACAACTCAACTTCTCCTACTCCTTCTCATCGAAAAGAGACTTCTCCTACTCCTTCTGAGCCTCGATTATTTGGTGTCAGCCTACGACCAAACTTGGCTGATTGTTTACATAGTTCAAAGGTCCAGTAA
- the LOC133738792 gene encoding deSI-like protein At4g17486 has protein sequence MKSGPKDGWHSIMPLCLRGKSASRFCMFPNLNAADCSPGNVPVYLNVYDLTPANGYVYWAGVGIFHSGVEVYGVEYAFGAHEYSSSGVFEVEPRQCPGFKFRRSIFIGTTCLDPFQVREFMERQSANYNGDTYHLIVKNCNHFCQDICYKLTGKSTPKWVNRLAKIGSFCNCILPDALKSTTVPHDPNFPGYESEKKRLRSAFTCLSSISMPQREVSMSSLFLHSHYKGCLPPWEFKRSRSGSLKKG, from the exons ATGAAATCAGGACCAAAGGATGGCTGGCACTCTATCATGCCTCTATGTTTGAGAGGGAAATCAGCTTCACGTTTTTGCATGTTTCCAAATTTGAACGCAGCAGACTGCAGTCCAGGAAACGTACCTGTCTATCTAAATGTTTATGACTTGACACCTGCAAATGGCTATGTTTATTGGGCAGGTGTTGGTATCTTTCACTCTGGGGTGGAAG TCTATGGTGTAGAATATGCCTTTGGAGCCCATGAGTACTCATCAAGTGGTGTCTTTGAGGTTGAACCTCGACAATGCCCTGGCTTCAAGTTTAGAAGGTCAATTTTCATCGGCACAACATGCTTGGATCCTTTCCAGGTTAGAGAGTTCATGGAGCGTCAATCTGCAAACTACAATGGTGACACATATCACTTGATTGTTAAGAACTGCAACCATTTCTGTCAAGATATATGTTATAAGCTGACTGGAAAATCGACACCAAAATGGGTCAATCGCCTCGCAAAAATAG GTTCATTTTGCAACTGTATACTCCCAGATGCCCTTAAGTCGACCACTGTTCCACATGACCCCAATTTCCCAGGATATGAAAGTGAAAAAAAGAGACTAAGAAGTGCCTTCACTTGCTTGTCATCAATCTCAATGCCTCAGAGGGAAGTATCGATGTCGTCATTATTTCTACATTCGCACTATAAAGGTTGCCTACCACCATGGGAGTTTAAAAGGTCTAGAAGTGGCTCATTGAAAAAAGGGTGA
- the LOC133736593 gene encoding arabinosyltransferase RRA3-like encodes MMGGRRHNAQSLCKSRVGIAIAIGVLLGCVFALCFPSGFISISNPAPMLNRRFAHSIAQVGSTLCESSERLNMLKSEFVAASEENSELKKKVRELTEKFRLAEQRKDQAEKQVLVLGDQKKAGPFGTVKGLRTNPSVVPDESVNPRLANILEKVAVNKELIVALANSNVKAMLELWFNNIKRVGITNYLVVALDEEIARYCEAKDVPVYKRDPDKDVDSVTRTGGNHAVSGMKFRILREFLQLGYSVLLSDVDIVYLQNPFNHLYRDSDVESMTDGHDNRTAYGFNDVFDEPKMGWARYAHTMRMWVYNSGFFYIRPTIPSIELLDRVAGRLSREPNSWDQAVFNEELFFPSHPGYDGLHASRRTMDFYLFMNSKVLFKTVRKDANLSKLKPVIVHVNYHPDKFPRMLAVVEFYVNGKQDALKSFPDGSE; translated from the exons ATGATGGGGGGTCGGAGACACAACGCCCAGTCTCTCTGCAAATCGAGGGTCGGAATTGCCATAGCCATTGGAGTCCTTCTCGGTTGTGTCTTCGCCTTGTGCTTCCCCAGTGGCTTCATCTCCATTTCCAATCCTGCCCCTATGCTCAACCGCCGCTTCGCCCACTCCATCGCCCAG GTTGGTTCCACCCTGTGTGAATCGTCTGAAAGGCTCAACATGCTGAAATCGGAGTTTGTTGCGGCGTCTGAGGAAAATTCCGAGTTGAAAAAGAAGGTTAGGGAATTGACGGAGAAGTTTCGGTTGGCTGAGCAAAGGAAAGATCAGGCTGAGAAGCAAGTTCTTGTCTTGGGTGATCAGAAGAAAGCTGGGCCTTTTGGTACTGTCAAAGGCTTAAGAACCAACCCCTCTGTTGTTCCTGATGAATCTGTGAATCCAAGATTGGCAAATATTTTGGAGAAAGTGGCTGTTAATAAAGAGCTCATAGTTGCTCTTGCAAACTCAAATGTGAAGGCAATGTTGGAGTTATGGTTCAATAATATTAAAAGAGTGGGAATAACCAATTATCTGGTTGTTGCTTTGGATGAAGAAATTGCCAGATACTGTGAAGCAAAAGATGTGCCAGTATATAAGAGAGACCCAGATAAAGACGTTGATTCTGTCACGAGAACTGGAGGGAACCATGCTGTCTCTGGTATGAAATTTCGTATCTTGAGGGAGTTTTTGCAGCTGGGATATAGTGTCCTTCTGTCAGATGTGGATATTGTGTACCTGCAAAACCCTTTTAATCATCTCTATCGTGATTCGGATGTGGAGTCCATGACGGATGGGCATGATAATAGAACTGCTTATGGCTTCAACGATGTCTTTGATGAACCCAAGATGGGTTGGGCTCGATATGCTCATACAATGCGTATGTGGGTCTATAACTCTGGCTTCTTCTACATTCGACCAacaattccttcaattgaaCTGTTGGATCGCGTGGCTGGTCGGCTTTCTAGGGAGCCAAACTCTTGGGACCAGGCAGTTTTCAATGAGGAACTCTTTTTCCCTTCTCATCCTGGGTACGATGGCCTTCATGCTTCCAGGAGAACTATGGATTTCTATCTCTTTATGAATAGCAAGGTCCTCTTTAAGACTGTGAGGAAAGATGCTAATCTAAGCAAGTTGAAGCCGGTAATTGTTCATGTCAATTACCATCCTGATAAATTTCCACGAATGCTAGCAGTTGTGGAATTTTATGTTAATGGGAAGCAGGATGCACTGAAATCTTTTCCTGATGGCTCAGAGTAG